Below is a window of Myroides profundi DNA.
TTAGTTGGTCCATAACTACTACTAGCAGCTATATTTACATTATTTAGTACATTATCATCTCCTAATTGTTCTAAAGAACCTACTAATAAAGCATTTTTAGCCATAGCTATCCCTATTAGATTATTGTATTCTGATCCATTGGGATTTAAAACAGATGCATAGAGATGATTATTTCCTGCAGCAATAACAGGAAGATAGCTTTTATAAAAAGAAGTAACACGATCAAAGCCTTCTGCCTTCCAATCATAGACACCGATTAAACGAGGATCTACAACCAACTGACCACTAATCCCTACTGCTACTGTACCATAAGAGTGATTGCTCGTAAGAGCTCCATATTTAGCTAGTTCTACCATATTTACATCATCACTTCGCCAATTATAAGAGTAAAGACTAACATTAGGAGCCAATCCTTTAGCTTCAGATTCTATTCCTTTAGAAAAAATAGTTCCTGTAACATGCGTAGAATGCTCCTGAGCTAGCTGAAATATACGTCTTTCTTTTAATGGCGCATCATCAGGTACAACATCTGACTGTATATAAATCTTATAATGTCTATCTCTAAACTCATCGTGCTTTTTAAAAACAGGCGTTGCATCAAAGACCCCAATAATCACATTCTTACCTGTAAGGTTAAGATTGTGTTTTCCCCCTTTTTGGACACTAGCTATATTAGCTAACTGCCCTGCTCTCGCATTAAAAGTTTGATAATATATAGGTGTCTGATCAGGATAAACATCTACCAATTCATTATAGTCTCCCTCTTTAGAAAAATAACTATATGCTATTTGCTTCTCGTTTATCAACTTGGTTATTCTTTCTTGACGAAGAATATGTTGATATTTTAAATCTGCTAACAGTTCACGCTCAGTGAACATACTTCTAGCAATAATAATGTCTTTAGTAATCGAATCATTTTGCGCAAATGAAATACTATAAAAACACAATAAGGATAAAGTAATTAATTTTTTCATGGCGTTTCGTTTTATTGTCACCATGAAGAGCCCAAAGCTTATGCCTTACAATGTTAATTGTTTCAATTCATACAGTAACTCTTATATAATATTTGAATTGCTGTATGATTTGTATAAATTGAATATTATATAAGAGTTATTCTTTGGCTTTATTCCAATATTGATCTAATTCTTGAAGAGTTACATCTTCAAATCCTCCTTTTTCCTGATTAACTAATTCCTCAACAATATTAAAACGAGAAATAAATTTACTATTAGACCTAGCTAAAGCTTTTTCTGGATCGATTCCTTTATGACGAGCATAGTTAATTAGTGTAAATAAGATATCTCCAAACTCCTCCTCCATTAAGTCTTGATTGTCTGCCTTTACTTCTACTTTAAATTCTTCTATCTCCTCCTCTACTTTGTTCCAAACATCACTAGCATCATCCCAATCAAATCCTACTCCACTTGCTTTTTGTTGGATTCTATACGCTTTTATTAATGCAGGTAATGCCTTAGGTACACCTGATAACACTGTTCTATTGCCTTCTTTTAATTTTAGCTTTTCCCAATTAGCGAGTACTTCTTTCTCTGATTCTGCCTTTGTGTCCCCATAAATATGTGGGTGTCTAAAGATTAATTTCTCAGAAATACTATCTGCTATATCTTTAATATCAAACAACGATTGTTCACTACCTATCTTTGCATAAAAGATAATATGCATCAATAAGTCGCCTAACTCTTTCTTCATTTCATTAGTATCTTCTTCAGTAATAGCATCTACTAACTCATAAACCTCTTCTACTGTAAGGTTTTTTAAACTCTCGAAAGTTTGTTTTTTATCCCAAGGGCATTTTACTCTCAATTCATCTAATATTGTCAATAAGCGATCTACAGCTTGCAATTGTTCTTCTCTTGTATGCATAACTCTACCTTTTTAGCTAAAAATAAAAAAAAGCCCGCTTATTACAAAGCGGGCTTGATACATATAATTTATATTAAATTATTTTGCTTCAGTTTCTGCAGCAGCTTGAGTAAAAGCTTCAGCAATTAATCCTCTTCTTTGAAGGATATTGTACCAGTTTAATACTTTCTTGATATCAGAAACGTATACTCTTTCTTCATCAAATTCTGGTAATACTTCTCTGAAGTATGCTACTAATGTAGGATTATCTTCTTTATGAGAAATAGCTTCACCATTGTTTTCTTTTGTAGCAATGTTTCTGAAAACTTCAAATAACTTTACTTCTTCATTGTAAGTATAGATAGAAATTTCTGATAGTAAACTAACGTTGTTTCTTAATCCTACTGTACTTTTTTTCCCATCAGCCAATGATTCAGCGATAAATCCTGTACGAGTTTGTACTAGTAACTCATATAAACCTGGTTTTCCCGAAATAGCTAAAACTTTTTCTAAACTCATTTTTGTCTAAATTTTACTTTAAGAGTCGCAAATATCTTAAATTGTTATTAATAATCAAGTTATTTATCTACCTTTTTTCTTAGTTAATTTCATTTTATAATCTGTAAATATTTTTCCTTCAAGGATATTATTTAACTTTTTAGAAATTAACTTCTTTTTTAAGATAGATATTTTATCTGTAAACAGCACACCTTCAATGTGATCGTACTCATGTTGGATAACACGTGCAGCAAGACCATCAAATTCTTCTACATGTTTAACGAAGTTTTCGTCAAAATATTCTATTTGTATCTTAGATTTTCTTTTAACTGGTTCGTGAACGTCTGGAATACTCAAACATCCTTCATTAAAAGACCACTCTTCTCCTTCTTCTTTTAAAATCTTAGCATTTATAAATGTTCTTTTAAAAGTAGTTAAAAAAGCTATTTCTTCTTCTGTATTCCCGTCCATTTCTGCAAAAGGAGCTGTATCTACAACGAATAATCTAATAGGTAATCCTACCTGAGGTGCTGCCAATCCTACTCCATGTGCTCCGTACATTGTGTCGTACATATTAGCTATTAGCTCTTGTAAGTTTGGATAGTCTTTAGTAATATCCTCTCCTACTTTACGTAGAACAGCATCACCGTATCCAACTATTGATAATATCATGTCTTCTTATTTTATTCTAAAGGTGCAAAAATACTCAAAAATAAATGAATAAATAATACTACAAATTATTTTTGATGTCTTATTTGTATTATATTGCTTGATAAAAAGTACTATTCTCTAATTAAAGCCAAAGATTAAGTAACCTATGCTAGGAAAAGCTAGAAAATTCACAGATAATACGCATCTTGCAGATTCGTTAAAAATCACTATATCAGCTGTTGTACCTTTTTTACTACTAATGCCTTATGAGGCTTTTGATTGGGCTTTTGCCGCAGCTATTGGTGCCATGTTGACTGCTCCTGTTGATATTCCTAGTAATAAAAAAGACAAAATAATAGGACTATTAGTTGGTGCCTTTACAGTGCCTGCAGTCACCTTTACTCTATCCATCACTGATGGCAACTGGTATTTCTATCCGATATTTGTCTTTATATTCTTCTCTTTAAGCATGATATCTGTATATGGTCATCGTGCAAATATGCTTTCATTTACAGGACTATTAGCGGCTAGTTTAGGGTTAGCACATAGTTATGAAGGGCATGCCTTATTTATGCACTGTTTAATGCTTCTATTAGGAGGATTACTTTACTTATTGGTATCTGTTACTTTTAATCTACTTAGACCAAAGCGATATGCCGTATTACAGACATCCGAGTGTATGGAGCTTACAGCAGATTATCTAAAACACAGAGGGCAACTGTGGGATAAGAATGCGAATGTAGAAAAGATCACAGAAGAACAATTAAATATACAAGTAAGTCTAAATGAGGTTCATGAGAATCTAAGAGAATATTTAGTTAGAAATAAAGCTAATACGGGTAACTCTTCGAACAACCGTAGATTATTAGTAGCTTTCTCTACTCTAGTAGAAATACTTGAAGTAGCAGTATCTACTTCCTTTGAACACAGTAAATTACATGATTTATTTAGCAAAAGACCTGACATCATAGAACGTTATCAGAAGTTAGCTTATCACTTTGCCGAGACAATTGACGATATTGCTTACTCTATAAACCTGGGAAGTAAATACAAATCTAAATATGACCTATCTAAAGAGTTAGCTGAGATTCAAGCAATGCTTAACGATTTTGTTAAGAATGGAGAATCTACCAATATGGTAGAAGCTGTAGTCATGTTCTCAAACGTTATTCACTATGCTGAGAATCAGGTAAACAAAATTCATGATTTAGAAAAATCACTTACAGAAAAAGCATTTAGTGCAGATGTAGAAGAACGTTTTAAAGATCTAGAGAAGTTTTTAACCCCCGTACATTATCGATTAGAAACTCTAAAAGAGAACTTAAACTTTACCTCTACCATATTTAGACATGCTCTAAGACTTACCTTAACCATATTAGCTGGGCTTATCGTTAGTAAAATATCAGGTGTATTAAACGGGTATTGGATATTACTAACTATCGTTGTTATTATGCGTCCTGGATTT
It encodes the following:
- the def gene encoding peptide deformylase — translated: MILSIVGYGDAVLRKVGEDITKDYPNLQELIANMYDTMYGAHGVGLAAPQVGLPIRLFVVDTAPFAEMDGNTEEEIAFLTTFKRTFINAKILKEEGEEWSFNEGCLSIPDVHEPVKRKSKIQIEYFDENFVKHVEEFDGLAARVIQHEYDHIEGVLFTDKISILKKKLISKKLNNILEGKIFTDYKMKLTKKKGR
- the mazG gene encoding nucleoside triphosphate pyrophosphohydrolase, encoding MHTREEQLQAVDRLLTILDELRVKCPWDKKQTFESLKNLTVEEVYELVDAITEEDTNEMKKELGDLLMHIIFYAKIGSEQSLFDIKDIADSISEKLIFRHPHIYGDTKAESEKEVLANWEKLKLKEGNRTVLSGVPKALPALIKAYRIQQKASGVGFDWDDASDVWNKVEEEIEEFKVEVKADNQDLMEEEFGDILFTLINYARHKGIDPEKALARSNSKFISRFNIVEELVNQEKGGFEDVTLQELDQYWNKAKE
- a CDS encoding DUF5606 family protein, with translation MSLEKVLAISGKPGLYELLVQTRTGFIAESLADGKKSTVGLRNNVSLLSEISIYTYNEEVKLFEVFRNIATKENNGEAISHKEDNPTLVAYFREVLPEFDEERVYVSDIKKVLNWYNILQRRGLIAEAFTQAAAETEAK
- a CDS encoding FUSC family protein gives rise to the protein MLGKARKFTDNTHLADSLKITISAVVPFLLLMPYEAFDWAFAAAIGAMLTAPVDIPSNKKDKIIGLLVGAFTVPAVTFTLSITDGNWYFYPIFVFIFFSLSMISVYGHRANMLSFTGLLAASLGLAHSYEGHALFMHCLMLLLGGLLYLLVSVTFNLLRPKRYAVLQTSECMELTADYLKHRGQLWDKNANVEKITEEQLNIQVSLNEVHENLREYLVRNKANTGNSSNNRRLLVAFSTLVEILEVAVSTSFEHSKLHDLFSKRPDIIERYQKLAYHFAETIDDIAYSINLGSKYKSKYDLSKELAEIQAMLNDFVKNGESTNMVEAVVMFSNVIHYAENQVNKIHDLEKSLTEKAFSADVEERFKDLEKFLTPVHYRLETLKENLNFTSTIFRHALRLTLTILAGLIVSKISGVLNGYWILLTIVVIMRPGFGLTKQRSFERVIGTVIGGLVAIGLLYIIPSATVISYITVLTMIIGYWFSHTDYKVGVTFITMYVVLIYGLLTPDFMDVMIYRIIDTIIGALLAFGANYLLWPSWEFLNLNTHLKKSIEANKEYVKEITLYYNEKGEVTLPYKLARKYAFIEIGNLMASFQRMIQEPKSKQKYRTELYELAVLNHTFLSTAASIGIYVQSHTTTKASEAFNVVMDYTIGNLKQTIALLEDHNNNEITIIERSENFNLSMSYLKGIREYELKKTYSDDKQIQSLMEESVLVIEQLMWLSSLSEKIFKITASIAALKKQEELEDSSMLSSLRKKIIP